The Neovison vison isolate M4711 chromosome 5, ASM_NN_V1, whole genome shotgun sequence genome includes a region encoding these proteins:
- the MAP3K3 gene encoding mitogen-activated protein kinase kinase kinase 3 isoform X2, translated as MDEQEALNSIMKDLVALQMSRRPRVPGYETMKNKDTGHPNRQSDVRIKFEHNGERRIIPFSRPVRYEDVEHKVTTVFGQPLDLHYMNNELSILLKNQDDLDKAIDILDRSSSMKSLRILLLSQDRNHTSPSPHSGVSRQVRIKASQSAGDVNTIYQPPEPRSRHLSVSSQNPGRSSPPPGYVPERQQRIARQGSYTSINSEGEFIPETSEQCILDPLSSAENSLSGSCQSLDRSADSPSFRKSRMSRAQSFPDNRQEFSDRETQLYDKGVKGGTYPRRYHVSVHHKDYNEGRRTFPRIRRHQGNLFTLVPSSRSLSTNGENMGLAVQYLDPRGRLRSADSENALSVQERNVPTKSPSAPINWRRGKLLGQGAFGRVYLCYDVDTGRELASKQVQFDPDSPETSKEVSALECEIQLLKNLQHERIVQYYGCLRDRAEKTLTIFMEYMPGGSVKDQLKAYGALTESVTRKYTRQILEGMSYLHSNMIVHRDIKGANILRDSAGNVKLGDFGASKRLQTICMSGTGMRSVTGTPYWMSPEVISGEGYGRKADVWSLGCTVVEMLTEKPPWAEYEAMAAIFKIATQPTNPQLPSHISEHGRDFLRRIFVEARQRPSAEELLTHHFAQLVY; from the exons AATTATACCGTTCAGCCGGCCTGTGAGATACGAAGATGTGGAACACAAGGTGACAACAGTGTTCGGGCAGCCTCTTGATCTGCATTACATGAACAATGAG CTCTCCATCCTGCTGAAGAACCAAGATGATCTTGATAAAGCAATTGACATATTAGACAGAAGCTCAAGCATGAAAAGCCTTAGGATATTGCTGCTGTCCCAGGACAGAAATCAT ACCAGTCCCTCTCCCCATTCTGGGGTGTCCAGGCAGGTGCGGATCAAAGCTTCCCAGTCTGCAGGAGATGTCAATACCATCTACCAGCCCCCTGAGCCCCGAAGCAGGCACCTCTCTGTCA GCTCCCAGAACCCTGGCCGAAGCTCGCCTCCCCCTGGCTACGTGCCTGAGCGACAGCAGCGCATTGCCCGGCAGGGTTCCTACACCAGCATCAACAGTGAGGGGGAGTTCATCCCGGAGACCAGCGAGCAGTGT ATACTGGATCCCCTGAGCAGTGCTGAAAATTCCTTGTCAGGAAGCTGCCAATCCTTGGACAGGTCGGCAGACAG cccatCCTTCCGCAAATCAAGAATGTCCCGAGCTCAGAGCTTCCCAGACAACAGACAGGAGTTCTCGG ATCGGGAAACTCAGCTGTATGACAAAGGGGTCAAAGGTGGAACCTACCCCCGGCGCTACCACGTGTCTGTGCACCACAAGGACTACAACGAGG GCAGAAGAACGTTTCCACGAATACGGCGTCATCAAGGCAACCTCTTTACCCTGGTGCCGTCCAGCCGCTCCCTGAGCACAAATGGCGAGAACATGGGTCTGGCAGTGCAATACCTGGACCCCAGAGGGCGCCTGCGGAGTGCGGACAGCGAGAATGCCCTCTCCGTGCAGGAGAGGAATGTGCCGACCAAGT CTCCTAGTGCCCCCATCAATTGGCGCCGTGGGAAGCTCCTGGGCCAGGGTGCCTTTGGCAGGGTCTATCTGTGCTATGATGTGGACACAGGACGTGAACTTGCTTCCAAACAAGTCCAGTTTGATCCAGACAGCCCTGAGACAAGCAAG GAGGTGAGCGCTCTGGAGTGTGAGATCCAGCTGCTGAAGAACCTGCAGCACGAGCGCATAGTGCAGTACTACGGCTGCCTGCGGGACCGTGCCGAGAAGACTCTGACCATCTTCATGGAGTACATGCCGGGG GGCTCAGTGAAAGACCAGCTGAAGGCCTACGGAGCTCTGACAGAGAGTGTGACCCGCAAGTATACCCggcagatcctggagggcatgtccTACCTGCATAGCAACATGATCGTTCACCGAGACATCAAGG GAGCCAACATCCTCCGAGATTCTGCCGGGAACGTGAAGCTGGGGGACTTCGGGGCCAGCAAGCGTCTGCAGACCATCTGCATGTCAGGCACAGGCATGCGCTCGGTCACTGGCACGCCCTACTGGATGAGCCCCGAGGTGATCAGTGGTGAGGGCTACGGAAGGAAGGCAGACGTGTG GAGCTTGGGCTGCACTGTGGTAGAGATGCTGACAGAGAAACCACCTTGGGCAGAGTATGAAGCCATGGCTGCCATTTTCAAGATCGCCACCCAGCCCACCAATCCTCAGCTGCCGTCCCACATCTCTGAGCACGGCCGGGACTTCCTGAGGCGCATATTTGTGGAGGCCCGCCAGAGACCTTCAGCTGAGGAGCTGCTCACACACCACTTTGCACAGCTCGTGTACTGA